The sequence CCTGGGGGTGTTCTTGGCCGGCGCCTATCAGGACGTGCTGGGCAACGCGCACAACCTGTTCGGCAAGGTGAGCGAGGCCCACGTCACCGTGACCGGCCAGGGCAAATACGACATCGACCTGTTCGTGCGCGGCCAGAAGGCACGCCGCATGATCGAGTCGATGGGCTACGAGGAAGTGATGCTGCGCGACTCTATCGAGGATCAGGTAGACGAAGCCCTTAGGGCCGGGCATCTGACCCCGGTGCAGGAATTCGAGCTGCTGGAGGACTACGGCGAGGAGCTGCTGGGCTACACCTACCTCGAATACGAGGACGGCGCCGACGTGATTGAGGGCGCCGAGGAACTGCTGCGCGGGGGCAGTGCGGCCAAGAAGGTGGCTGAGGAGATTGAACCTGCCCCGGACGACCTGGGGATGGAAGCCGGCACCGCCGCAGCCGACAAAGCGCCCCAGGCCGGCGAGAAAGATTACCTGGAGCGCTAAAGCAAGCAGCGGACAAGGGCAGACTGGCGCAGGTCAGCTGCCCTTGTCTGTTTGGGCCTAGACTGAAAGACATGAAGTTGCAATTGCTGGACCACATCGCCATTGCGGCCCGCACGCTGGACGAGGGCAGCGCTCCTTACCTTGCGCTGGGCCTGACGCCTGAAGGCGCGGACGAGCACATGGCGGCCCAGGGAGCTTGGATTCGCGCTTTTCGAATCGGCGACACCCTGATCGAATTGCTGGCCCCCGACAGCGAGGACAGCACCATCGCCAAGTTCCTGGAGAAAAAGGGACCGGGCCTGCACCACACCGCCTACCGGGTGGAGAACATCGAAGCGGCCATGGGGGAGATGCGGGAAGCCGGCGCGCCGCTGCTGAACGACGCTCCCCAGGCAGGCCGCGCCGGCAGCCGGGTGGCGTTCCTGCACCCCAAGTGGGGCCAGGGCACCCTGATTGAGCTGGTAGAGCATGGGCACGGCGCGCAGAAGCATGTGCCGGAGCAGCCGGACCTGCGGGCCGGAGGCATCCACTGACCGGGTCTGCGCGTGCTTTCTGGGGCCTGCTGGCAGCTGCGGTCAGCGCCCTGCTGCTGGCGCTGGGCTTCATGGGGCCGGCGCTGCTGCCTCCGGCCTGGAGCGGAGTGGTTTCGCTGGCGCTGGCTGGGGCGCTGGCGCTGGTGCTGGGCGGGCTGGTGCGCCGCACGGCCGGCCACTGGGGCACGGTGCTGCTGTGGGTGGGCTGGGTGCTGGTCGCCGTGCAGTGGGGCTGGGCCTGGGGGTCACAGCCCTCAGGGCTGCCGTACTGGCTGGCCGGGTTGCTGCTGGGTGTGCTGGGTGCGGCGCTGGTCCGCCCCGGGACTCCAGTAGCCCCAGAAGCTGAGGAGATTGAATCTCAACATCCGGACCCGCTGCCGGCCGCGCCCGCCGATTCCTGGACTGCGCCGCTGGACACGCCAGCTCAGGACCAAGCAGTCCAGTCCCAGTTGTCTCAGGCCCAGTTGACTCGGTCTCAGCCTGCCCCGGAGTGGACAGTGCCCATCGCGCCTGCGGCTGTGCAGGCCACCGCACAGCCCGGCCGCCCGGTCTGGGCAGAGGAGGAGCCGTCTTCCCCTGCTGTACCGGCCGCCGACAGCTGGTCGGTGCCGCTGGCGGGTACAGCCGCTGCTCCCGCCCCCGCCCAGCGGACAC is a genomic window of Deinococcus proteolyticus MRP containing:
- a CDS encoding VOC family protein, with protein sequence MKLQLLDHIAIAARTLDEGSAPYLALGLTPEGADEHMAAQGAWIRAFRIGDTLIELLAPDSEDSTIAKFLEKKGPGLHHTAYRVENIEAAMGEMREAGAPLLNDAPQAGRAGSRVAFLHPKWGQGTLIELVEHGHGAQKHVPEQPDLRAGGIH